A region from the Nematostella vectensis chromosome 13, jaNemVect1.1, whole genome shotgun sequence genome encodes:
- the LOC5503473 gene encoding core-binding factor subunit beta isoform X3: MPRVVPEQKQKFENDEMFRKLARESEIKYTGYRDRSHEERVVRFQTEIRDGQSNVAYVASGTNLTLHFPKAEDGFIRSEFLDFDREPGKVHIKSHFILNGVCIIFKGWIDLQRLDGIGYIEYDEEKARKEDKIMRETLEQAKQRLAEFEERQRQWREEQQRKESEASTHHHRFRQN, translated from the exons ATGCCCAGGGTGGTACCGGAACAGAAGCAAAAATTTGAGAACGATGAGATGTTCAGAAAACTCGCTCGTGAATCCGAG ATTAAATACACCGGGTACAGGGATAGATCGCACGAGGAAAGAGTTGTTCGATTCCAAACAGAGATACGCGACGGACAATCCAATGTA GCTTATGTTGCTTCAGGGACAAACCTTACACTGCATTTCCCAAAAGCCGAGGATGGATTCATACGGAGTGAGTTCTTAGATTTCGATCGAGAGCCAGGCAAG GTTCACATCAAGAGCCATTTTATTCTGAACGGAGTATGCATCATTTTCAAAGGCTGGATAGACCTTCAGAGGCTTGATGGCATTGGTTACATCGAGTATGACGAAGAGAAAGCAAGG AAAGAAGATAAGATAATGCGCGAGACCCTGGAACAGGCGAAGCAAAGACTGGCGGAGTTTGAAGAGAGGCAGCGACAGTGGCGAGAAGAACAACAGAGAAAGGAGAGCGAGGCAAGTACTCACCACCATAGATTTAG GCAAAATTAG
- the LOC5503481 gene encoding katanin p80 WD40 repeat-containing subunit B1 isoform X1, with the protein METTSTSPTKPVLNIFTWMNCILAQEEFVAHGSNINCLSLGPSTGRVMVTGGEDRKVNMWAVGQPNVIMSLAGHTSPVECVQFNSGEDLVVAGSQSGTLKIWDLEAAKILRTLTGHKSSIRSLDFHPFGDFVASGSLDTNLKLWDIRRKGCIFTYKGHTDCVNHLRFSPDGRWIISGGEDGAAKLWDLTAGKIINDFKMHTGPVNCAEFHPKEFLLATGSSDRTVKYWDLETFELVSSTEPETHPIRCIGFHTDGLCLFSGAQDSLKVYGWEPIKCYESFPLGWGKLGDFTFYSNQLIGAGFSQTNVSVWVVNIGHIENMITKLNEETRDVGKHVGESQDPPVVGINPVLKGVPSTKTPPRRNFNTERPPTTSTKQKSVREAPQLKEEPNTDPEEKEGPDEKENADEVFQERSKLDRSPPLRKKHEPFVAPLDDTPVPEPVKEVPARPVTKQEPFKQTKPVKEPSLAPAPTANMVPSDRDKPAGLQMADFLPAAVVENVISQGHEPNFKSPELQVSEAETLSSLSKSHASICAIMAARQRNLSLVARYWADGEVKTSVETAVNMNDQAILVDVLNVLCLKQTLWNLGICLLILPNLKELFHSKYESYVQAGASALKLILRNFAPVIKSNMAAPPVSVGVDLVREERFQKCQACHSHLMAIRNIISSKTSISGKMGSLYRELSLAFAALD; encoded by the exons ATGGAAACTAC GTCAACCAGCCCCACTAAGCCTGTATTAAACATTTTTACCTGGATGAACTGTATCTTGGCTCAAG AAGAGTTTGTTGCTCATGGCTCTAATATCAACTGTTTGTCCCTGGGACCTAGTACAGGGCGTGTCATGGTCACAGGGGGAGAGGATCGTAAGGTGAACATGTGGGCTGTTGGCCAACCTAACGTCATCATG AGCCTTGCTGGTCACACCAGCCCTGTGGAGTGTGTTCAGTTTAATTCCGGAGAGGACCTTGTTGTCGCAGGCTCACAGTCAGGGACCCTCAAGATTTGGGATTTAGAAGCTGCCAAAA tCCTCAGAACACTAACAGGCCACAAAAGCAGTATACGAAGCCTTGATTTTCATCCATTTGGCGACTTTGTAGCTTCTGGCTCGCTTGATACCAACCTTAAG CTCTGGGACATAAGAAGAAAAGGTTGCATATTTACATATAAG GGTCACACAGACTGTGTCAATCATCTCCGCTTCAGTCCCGATGGACGTTGGATTATATCTGGAGGGGAGGATGGCGCTGCTAAG TTATGGGACTTGACAGCTGGTAAGATTATAAATGACTTCAAGATGCACACTGGGCCTGTGAACTGCGCAGAATTTCACCCCAAGGAGTTTTTATTAGCTACTGGTAGCTCAGACAG aACTGTAAAATACTGGGATTTAGAAACATTTGAGCTAGTGTCAAGTACAGAGCCAGAAACTCATCCTATCAG GTGTATAGGGTTCCATACAGATGGATTATGTCTGTTTAGTGGTGCCCAAGATTCTCTTAAG GTGTATGGCTGGGAGCCGATCAAGTGTTACGAGAGCTTTCCCCTTGGCTGGGGCAAACTTGGTGACTTCACTTTTTATTCTAATCAGCTT ATTGGAGCTGGATTTTCACAAACAAATGTTTCTGTTTGGGTGGTCAACATTGGT CACATAGAAAATATGATCACCAAATTGAATGAAGAAACCAGGGATGTTGGAAAGCACGTCGGA GAATCTCAAGATCCCCCTGTTGTTGGCATCAACCCTGTCCTGAAAGGGGTTCCCTCAACTAAAAC TCCACCAAGAAGGAACTTCAATACAGAAAGACCACCAACAACTTCCACAAAACAAAA gtcagttagggaagCTCCACAGCTGAAGGAGGAACCAAACACAGATCCAGAGGAGAAGGAAGGTCCAGATGAAAAGGAGAATGCTGATGAAGTGTTCCAAGAAAGATCCAAATTGG ATCGAAGCCCACCTCTTCGAAAGAAGCATGAGCCGTTTGTGGCTCCCTTAGATGACACACCAG TACCAGAGCCAGTCAAAGAAGTTCCAGCCAGACCTGTCACTAAGCAAGAACCTTTTAAACAAACTAAG CCTGTCAAGGAACCTAGCTTAGCCCCAGCCCCTACAGCCAACATGGTGCCGTCCGACAGGGACAAGCCAGCAGGACTTCAGATGGCTGACTTCCTACCG GCCGCTGTTGTTGAAAATGTCATTTCACAAGGCCATGAGCCAAACTTCAAGTCCCCGGAACTACAAGTGTCAGAAGCTGAGACCCTGTCTTCTTTATCAAAAA GTCATGCATCTATCTGCGCAATAATGGCGGCAAGGCAGAGGAACCTCTCCCTGGTTGCTCGCTATTGGGCGGATGGAGAAGTCAAG ACCTCTGTTGAGACTGCAGTTAACATGAATGATCAAGCGATCCTAGTTGATGTCCTCAATGTGCTCTGCCTCAAACA gaCGCTTTGGAACCTTGGCATCTGCTTATTGATTCTCCCAAATTTGAAGGAATTGTTTCATAGTAAATATGAAAG CTACGTGCAAGCCGGTGCGTCTGCCCTCAAGCTAATTCTCAGGAACTTCGCGCCTGTTATCAAAAGCAACATGGCCGCTCCACCCGTGTCTGTTGGTGTGGATTTAGTGAGAGAGGAAAG ATTCCAGAAGTGTCAGGCTTGCCATTCCCACCTGATGGCAATTCGCAACATCATCTCCAGCAAAACCTCAATCTCTGGCAAGATGGGAAGCCTGTACCGCGAGCTGAGCCTCGCATTCGCCGCGCTCGACTGA
- the LOC5503482 gene encoding UPF0598 protein CG30010 gives MIFTAMLRARPSSFLHSQTGCLVLTRCISYVQGQSPAPKVREYFYYIDHQGQLFLDDTKIKNFVTCFKDKQFLRFFFRRLKINKTGRFDDEFPYISPCGVEKNYIRCEDLPIVFHKLETSQDNTSFSVLKCNGVEDGMDVEFQPSKICMLPESGRVYHPGPEKAGGIGLIKSSLAISLSSYFEYKAGSSDEDPPSHFNWNGELHELDNSLWDLIRSDEIASLQKRLGVK, from the exons ATGATTTTCACAGCGATGTTGCGAGCTCGGCCATCATCTTTTTTACACTCACAGACTGGGTGCCTGGTCTTAACGCGGTGCATTAGCTATGTACAAGGGCAGTCACCTGCCCCTAAAGTCAGAGAGTACTTCTATTACATCGACCATCAAGGACAG ctGTTTCTTGAtgacacaaaaataaaaaactttgTCACTTGTTTTAAAG ataaACAGTTTCTGAGGTTTTTCTTCAGACgactaaaaataaacaaaacaggTCGTTTTGATGACGAGTTTCCTTACATATCCCCATGTGGAGTTGAGAAGAACTACATTCGGTGTGAAGATCTCCCCATAGTATTCCACAAGTTAGAAACCTCACAAGATAACACATCCTTCAGCGTCTTGAAGTGTAATGGAGTTGAGGATGGAATGGATGTAGAATTTCAACCATCGAAAATTTGTATGCTGCCTGAGAGTGGAAGAGTTTACCACCCTGGCCCAGAAAAGGCAGGAGGTATAGGGCTCATTAAATCAAGCCTGGCTATTTCCCTCAGCTCGTACTTCGAGTACAAGGCTGGGAGCAGTGACGAGGATCCTCCATCTCATTTCAATTGGAATGGAGAATTGCATGAACTTGACAACTCACTCTGGGATCTTATAAGAAGTGACGAAATTGCAAGCCTACAAAAAAGACTTGGGGTCAAATAG
- the LOC5503473 gene encoding core-binding factor subunit beta isoform X1, producing the protein MPRVVPEQKQKFENDEMFRKLARESEIKYTGYRDRSHEERVVRFQTEIRDGQSNVAYVASGTNLTLHFPKAEDGFIRSEFLDFDREPGKVHIKSHFILNGVCIIFKGWIDLQRLDGIGYIEYDEEKARKEDKIMRETLEQAKQRLAEFEERQRQWREEQQRKESEASTHHHRFSPYSFQAKLGLRHHPSHMK; encoded by the exons ATGCCCAGGGTGGTACCGGAACAGAAGCAAAAATTTGAGAACGATGAGATGTTCAGAAAACTCGCTCGTGAATCCGAG ATTAAATACACCGGGTACAGGGATAGATCGCACGAGGAAAGAGTTGTTCGATTCCAAACAGAGATACGCGACGGACAATCCAATGTA GCTTATGTTGCTTCAGGGACAAACCTTACACTGCATTTCCCAAAAGCCGAGGATGGATTCATACGGAGTGAGTTCTTAGATTTCGATCGAGAGCCAGGCAAG GTTCACATCAAGAGCCATTTTATTCTGAACGGAGTATGCATCATTTTCAAAGGCTGGATAGACCTTCAGAGGCTTGATGGCATTGGTTACATCGAGTATGACGAAGAGAAAGCAAGG AAAGAAGATAAGATAATGCGCGAGACCCTGGAACAGGCGAAGCAAAGACTGGCGGAGTTTGAAGAGAGGCAGCGACAGTGGCGAGAAGAACAACAGAGAAAGGAGAGCGAGGCAAGTACTCACCACCATAGATTTAG CCCTTATTCATTTCAGGCAAAATTAGGGCTGCGACATCATCCCAGTCACATGAAATGA
- the LOC5503473 gene encoding core-binding factor subunit beta isoform X2, which yields MPRVVPEQKQKFENDEMFRKLARESEIKYTGYRDRSHEERVVRFQTEIRDGQSNVAYVASGTNLTLHFPKAEDGFIRSEFLDFDREPGKVHIKSHFILNGVCIIFKGWIDLQRLDGIGYIEYDEEKARKEDKIMRETLEQAKQRLAEFEERQRQWREEQQRKESEAKLGLRHHPSHMK from the exons ATGCCCAGGGTGGTACCGGAACAGAAGCAAAAATTTGAGAACGATGAGATGTTCAGAAAACTCGCTCGTGAATCCGAG ATTAAATACACCGGGTACAGGGATAGATCGCACGAGGAAAGAGTTGTTCGATTCCAAACAGAGATACGCGACGGACAATCCAATGTA GCTTATGTTGCTTCAGGGACAAACCTTACACTGCATTTCCCAAAAGCCGAGGATGGATTCATACGGAGTGAGTTCTTAGATTTCGATCGAGAGCCAGGCAAG GTTCACATCAAGAGCCATTTTATTCTGAACGGAGTATGCATCATTTTCAAAGGCTGGATAGACCTTCAGAGGCTTGATGGCATTGGTTACATCGAGTATGACGAAGAGAAAGCAAGG AAAGAAGATAAGATAATGCGCGAGACCCTGGAACAGGCGAAGCAAAGACTGGCGGAGTTTGAAGAGAGGCAGCGACAGTGGCGAGAAGAACAACAGAGAAAGGAGAGCGAG GCAAAATTAGGGCTGCGACATCATCCCAGTCACATGAAATGA
- the LOC5503481 gene encoding katanin p80 WD40 repeat-containing subunit B1 isoform X2 gives MATEAKRAWKLQEFVAHGSNINCLSLGPSTGRVMVTGGEDRKVNMWAVGQPNVIMSLAGHTSPVECVQFNSGEDLVVAGSQSGTLKIWDLEAAKILRTLTGHKSSIRSLDFHPFGDFVASGSLDTNLKLWDIRRKGCIFTYKGHTDCVNHLRFSPDGRWIISGGEDGAAKLWDLTAGKIINDFKMHTGPVNCAEFHPKEFLLATGSSDRTVKYWDLETFELVSSTEPETHPIRCIGFHTDGLCLFSGAQDSLKVYGWEPIKCYESFPLGWGKLGDFTFYSNQLIGAGFSQTNVSVWVVNIGHIENMITKLNEETRDVGKHVGESQDPPVVGINPVLKGVPSTKTPPRRNFNTERPPTTSTKQKSVREAPQLKEEPNTDPEEKEGPDEKENADEVFQERSKLDRSPPLRKKHEPFVAPLDDTPVPEPVKEVPARPVTKQEPFKQTKPVKEPSLAPAPTANMVPSDRDKPAGLQMADFLPAAVVENVISQGHEPNFKSPELQVSEAETLSSLSKSHASICAIMAARQRNLSLVARYWADGEVKTSVETAVNMNDQAILVDVLNVLCLKQTLWNLGICLLILPNLKELFHSKYESYVQAGASALKLILRNFAPVIKSNMAAPPVSVGVDLVREERFQKCQACHSHLMAIRNIISSKTSISGKMGSLYRELSLAFAALD, from the exons ATGGCGACTGAAGCCAAGCGTGCATGGAAACTAC AAGAGTTTGTTGCTCATGGCTCTAATATCAACTGTTTGTCCCTGGGACCTAGTACAGGGCGTGTCATGGTCACAGGGGGAGAGGATCGTAAGGTGAACATGTGGGCTGTTGGCCAACCTAACGTCATCATG AGCCTTGCTGGTCACACCAGCCCTGTGGAGTGTGTTCAGTTTAATTCCGGAGAGGACCTTGTTGTCGCAGGCTCACAGTCAGGGACCCTCAAGATTTGGGATTTAGAAGCTGCCAAAA tCCTCAGAACACTAACAGGCCACAAAAGCAGTATACGAAGCCTTGATTTTCATCCATTTGGCGACTTTGTAGCTTCTGGCTCGCTTGATACCAACCTTAAG CTCTGGGACATAAGAAGAAAAGGTTGCATATTTACATATAAG GGTCACACAGACTGTGTCAATCATCTCCGCTTCAGTCCCGATGGACGTTGGATTATATCTGGAGGGGAGGATGGCGCTGCTAAG TTATGGGACTTGACAGCTGGTAAGATTATAAATGACTTCAAGATGCACACTGGGCCTGTGAACTGCGCAGAATTTCACCCCAAGGAGTTTTTATTAGCTACTGGTAGCTCAGACAG aACTGTAAAATACTGGGATTTAGAAACATTTGAGCTAGTGTCAAGTACAGAGCCAGAAACTCATCCTATCAG GTGTATAGGGTTCCATACAGATGGATTATGTCTGTTTAGTGGTGCCCAAGATTCTCTTAAG GTGTATGGCTGGGAGCCGATCAAGTGTTACGAGAGCTTTCCCCTTGGCTGGGGCAAACTTGGTGACTTCACTTTTTATTCTAATCAGCTT ATTGGAGCTGGATTTTCACAAACAAATGTTTCTGTTTGGGTGGTCAACATTGGT CACATAGAAAATATGATCACCAAATTGAATGAAGAAACCAGGGATGTTGGAAAGCACGTCGGA GAATCTCAAGATCCCCCTGTTGTTGGCATCAACCCTGTCCTGAAAGGGGTTCCCTCAACTAAAAC TCCACCAAGAAGGAACTTCAATACAGAAAGACCACCAACAACTTCCACAAAACAAAA gtcagttagggaagCTCCACAGCTGAAGGAGGAACCAAACACAGATCCAGAGGAGAAGGAAGGTCCAGATGAAAAGGAGAATGCTGATGAAGTGTTCCAAGAAAGATCCAAATTGG ATCGAAGCCCACCTCTTCGAAAGAAGCATGAGCCGTTTGTGGCTCCCTTAGATGACACACCAG TACCAGAGCCAGTCAAAGAAGTTCCAGCCAGACCTGTCACTAAGCAAGAACCTTTTAAACAAACTAAG CCTGTCAAGGAACCTAGCTTAGCCCCAGCCCCTACAGCCAACATGGTGCCGTCCGACAGGGACAAGCCAGCAGGACTTCAGATGGCTGACTTCCTACCG GCCGCTGTTGTTGAAAATGTCATTTCACAAGGCCATGAGCCAAACTTCAAGTCCCCGGAACTACAAGTGTCAGAAGCTGAGACCCTGTCTTCTTTATCAAAAA GTCATGCATCTATCTGCGCAATAATGGCGGCAAGGCAGAGGAACCTCTCCCTGGTTGCTCGCTATTGGGCGGATGGAGAAGTCAAG ACCTCTGTTGAGACTGCAGTTAACATGAATGATCAAGCGATCCTAGTTGATGTCCTCAATGTGCTCTGCCTCAAACA gaCGCTTTGGAACCTTGGCATCTGCTTATTGATTCTCCCAAATTTGAAGGAATTGTTTCATAGTAAATATGAAAG CTACGTGCAAGCCGGTGCGTCTGCCCTCAAGCTAATTCTCAGGAACTTCGCGCCTGTTATCAAAAGCAACATGGCCGCTCCACCCGTGTCTGTTGGTGTGGATTTAGTGAGAGAGGAAAG ATTCCAGAAGTGTCAGGCTTGCCATTCCCACCTGATGGCAATTCGCAACATCATCTCCAGCAAAACCTCAATCTCTGGCAAGATGGGAAGCCTGTACCGCGAGCTGAGCCTCGCATTCGCCGCGCTCGACTGA